The Euphorbia lathyris chromosome 3, ddEupLath1.1, whole genome shotgun sequence genome contains a region encoding:
- the LOC136222161 gene encoding basic leucine zipper 19-like yields the protein MDDGEVDFSNQELFNMGEIPSNCSMDSFFDDLLKDSQTCTHTHTCNPPGPDYSHTHTCFHVHTKIVSAPSDDKTGTDDTAESTEKSKKKRPLGNREAVRKYREKKKARAASLEDEVVKLRTLNQQLLKRLQGQAALEAEVARLKCLLVDIRGRIEGEIGSFPYQKSAHGVNLANQNLNGAYVMNPCNMQCNDQAYCHQPGMDGRIGEGIALNGHGLSGCDFDNVQCLANQNSGLKELSGFGPENATNGNGNSSCTSKRRGGTRAARRS from the exons ATGGACGATGGGGAGGTAGATTTCTCGAACCAAGAATTATTTAACATGGGTGAAATTCCCAGTAATTGCTCAATGGATAGTTTCTTTGATGACTTGCTCAAGGATAGTCAAACCTGTACTCATACACACACTTGTAACCCTCCTGGTCCTGACTATTCCCACACACACACATGTTTTCATGTGCACACCAAAATTGTATCTGCACCTTCAGATGATAAGACTGGTACTGATGATACTGCTGAGTCGACAGAAAAATCAAAAAAGAAACGTCCATTAGGCAATAGAGAAGCAGTCAGGAAATACAGGGAGAAAAAGAAGGCAAGGGCTGCATCTTTGGAAGATGAAGTTGTGAAATTGAGGACTTTGAACCAGCAATTACTGAAGAGGTTGCAGGGACAAGCTGCATTAGAAGCTGAGGTTGCAAGGCTCAAGTGTTTGCTTGTGGACATAAGGGGAAGGATTGAAGGGGAGATAGGATCTTTTCCTTATCAGAAATCTGCTCATGGTGTGAACTTAGCCAATCAAAATCTGAATGGTGCATATGTGATGAATCCATGTAACATGCAGTGCAATGATCAGGCTTATTGTCATCAACCAGGAATGGATGGCAGAATTGGAGAAGGTATAGCCTTAAATGGGCATGGGTTAAGTGGTTGTGATTTTGATAATGTTCAGTGCCTAGCAAATCAAAATTCAGGACTGAAGGAGCTTTCTGGCTTTGGCCCTGAGAATGCAACCAATGGTAATGGCAATTCGTCATGCACTAGTAAGAGGAGAG GAGGGACTCGTGCTGCAAGACGAAGTTGA
- the LOC136224615 gene encoding WD-40 repeat-containing protein MSI2, whose product MAAENDQELTPEQLNEEFSVWKKNTPFLYDLVISHPLEWPSLTVEWVPLSSPLPHPTDSSFLLHKLVLGTHTSDDSPNFLMIADAVLPNRTAEANFDGVSENPVIPQVEIIQKIRVDGEVNRARCMPQNPAIVAAKTSGCDVYVFDPTKQAERQQQDVCDPDMTLRGHNKEGYGLSWSPFKQGYLLSGSHDHKICLWDLSAVGHDKVYDTLHVYEAHQSVVGDVSWHPKNENLFGSVGDDCQLIIWDLRTNQTQHSVKAHEEEINYLSFNPYNEWILATASSDATVGLFDMRKLSAPLHVLSGHTEEVFQVEWDPHHETVLASTADDRRLNVWDLNRIGDEQVELDADDGPPELLFSHGGHKAKISDFSWNKNEAWVISSVADDNSLQVWQMDEGIYGDDDDDVLAADEQT is encoded by the exons ATGGCTGCAGAAAATGACCAAGAGCTCACTCCAGAGCAGTTGAATGAAGAATTCTCTGTCTGGAAGAAGAATACGCCATTTCTTTATGACCTCGTTATTTCTCACCCACTCGAGTGGCCGTCTCTCACCGTTGAGTGGGTTCCGCTCTCATCACCGTTACCTCACCCCACCGATTCTTCTTTCCTCCTACACAAACTCGTCCTTGGTACTCACACTTCCGATGATTCCCCCAATTTTCTCATGATTGCCGACGCTGTACTGCCTAATCGAACTGCTGAAGCCAACTTTGATGGCGTGTCTGAAAATCCCGTGATTCCTCAG GTGGAAATAATTCAAAAGATACGCGTCGATGGAGAGGTGAATAGGGCACGATGTATGCCGCAGAACCCAGCCATTGTTGCTGCAAAGACAAGTGGTTGTGATGTTTATGTGTTTGATCCTACCAAACAGGCTGAGAGACAACAGCAGGATGTTTGTGATCCTGATATGACGTTGAGGGGTCACAATAAAGAAGGGTACGGCTTGTCCTGGAGTCCCTTTAAGCAGGGTTACCTTCTAAGTGGCTCACATGATCACAAAATATGTCTGTGGGATTTGTCTGCAGTGGGTCATGATAAGGTGTATGATACACTTCATGTTTATGAG gCTCATCAAAGTGTTGTTGGGGATGTTTCATGGCACCCAAAAAATGAGAATTTATTTGGTTCTGTTGGCGACGATTGTCAATTGATCATCTGGGATCTTCGCACCAACCAAACCCAGCATTCTGTTAAAGCTCATGAGGAAGAG ATTAACTATCTATCTTTCAATCCTTACAATGAATGGATTCTTGCAACAGCATCTTCAGACGCTACAGTTGGTCTATTTGATATGCGGAAGCTGAGTGCACCACTGCATGTTCTAAGTGGTCACAC GGAAGAGGTTTTCCAAGTGGAGTGGGATCCTCATCATGAAACAGTGCTAGCGTCTACAGCTGATGATAGAAGGTTGAACGTTTGGGACCTAAACAg GATTGGGGATGAGCAAGTAGAGTTGGACGCTGACGATGGGCCACCTGAACTTCTATTCTCTCATGGAGGTCACAAGGCAAAGATATCGGACTTTTCTTGGAACAAAAATGAAGCATGGGTCATCTCAAGTGTAGCTGATGACAACAGTCTTCAGGTATGGCAAATGGATGAGGGTATATatggtgatgatgatgatgatgtgcTTGCTGCTGATGAACAGACATAA